A portion of the Scylla paramamosain isolate STU-SP2022 chromosome 2, ASM3559412v1, whole genome shotgun sequence genome contains these proteins:
- the LOC135107823 gene encoding uncharacterized protein LOC135107823 — protein sequence MRGLLATVTLVVAATVCTAGTLYDNRCPKNFDVAVVFFPIGQIPKACYTTKDCPLGQLCCPALSSSTDLCLFPSNGNGPFPGSGHIPHSNGQNPLVNGQCPANFRLEAATFPVGQTPAPCRITKDCPLGQLCCPVIHSVSDLCLPPESGFPGGHKLNKKPVVFPGQVASNVHHGRCPPPLNLAAAFFPPGLPIFCKTARDCPYRQLCCPAINPTSTICRDPAQH from the exons ATGAGAGGCTTGCTGGCTACAGTGacactggtggtggcggcgacggtATGCACGGCGGGGACCTTGTATG ATAATCGGTGTCCCAAAAACTTCGACGTGGCCGTTGTGTTCTTCCCCATTGGTCAGATTCCTAAAGCCTGTTACACAACTAAAGACTGCCCCTTGGGACAACTGTGCTGCCCAGCCCTCTCCTCCTCGACCGACTTGTGTCTGTTTCCCAGCAACGGTAATGGGCCTTTCCCCGGCAGCGGCCATATCCCTCATTCAAACGGCCAAAACCCTCTTGTAAACGGCCAGTGTCCTGCTAACTTCAGGCTCGAAGCAGCTACATTCCCAGTCGGCCAGACCCCCGCGCCCTGCAGAATAACCAAGGATTGCCCTCTGGGACAACTCTGCTGCCCGGTCATTCATTCAGTATCCGATCTGTGCCTGCCTCCCGAGTCCGGTTTCCCAGGAGGCCACAAACTCAACAAGAAGCCTGTTGTTTTCCCAGGACAAGTTGCTTCTAATGTTCACCATGGCAGGTGCCCCCCTCCGCTCAACCTCGCCGCAGCCTTCTTCCCTCCAGGTCTGCCCATATTCTGCAAGACAGCAAGAGACTGTCCCTATAGACAACTGTGCTGCCCGGCTATCAATCCTACTTCCACTATCTGCCGTGACCCCGCCCAACACTAG
- the LOC135107812 gene encoding uncharacterized protein LOC135107812 codes for MWYLSGVLAGGFVGSFITLAGRSSPHNTRSIVKRTHRHLDRFFPFCSDTMRGLLATVTLVVAATVCTAGTLYDNRCPRNFDLAAAIFPVGQSPKPCYTTKDCPLGQLCCPALSSSTDLCLFPRSGNGPFPGSGHIPHSNGQNPLVNGQCPANFRLAAATFPVGQGPSPCSITRDCPLGQLCCPVIDSVSDLCLPPESGFPGGHILNNKPVVFPGQVASHVHQGRCPPALNLAVVRFSEGLPIYCKTARDCPYRQLCCPAINPTSTICRDPAHH; via the exons atgTGGTACTTAAGCGGGGTGCTAGCGGGGGGGTTTGTTGGGAGCTTTATAACTCTGGCAGGTAGGAGCTCACCGCACAACACGCGCAGCATAGTGAAGAGAACACACCGGCACCTCGATCGCTTCTTTCC TTTCTGCAGCGATACAATGAGAGGCTTGCTGGCTACAGTGacactggtggtggcggcgacggtATGCACGGCGGGGACCTTGTATG ATAATCGGTGTCCCAGAAACTTCGACCTGGCCGCTGCGATCTTCCCTGTAGGTCAGAGTCCTAAACCTTGTTACACAACCAAAGACTGTCCCTTGGGACAACTGTGCTGCCCAGCCCTCTCCTCCTCGACCGACTTGTGTCTGTTTCCCAGGAGCGGTAATGGGCCTTTCCCCGGCAGCGGCCATATCCCTCATTCAAACGGCCAAAACCCTCTTGTAAACGGCCAATGCCCCGCCAACTTCAGGCTCGCAGCAGCTACATTCCCAGTCGGTCAGGGCCCCTCGCCTTGCAGTATAACCAGGGATTGCCCTCTGGGACAACTCTGCTGCCCGGTCATTGATTCAGTATCCGACCTTTGCCTGCCTCCCGAGTCCGGTTTCCCAGGAGGCCACATCCTCAACAACAAGCCTGTTGTTTTCCCAGGACAAGTTGCTTCTCATGTTCACCAAGGCAGGTGCCCCCCTGCTCTCAACCTCGCCGTGGTCCGCTTCTCTGAAGGTCTGCCCATATACTGCAAGACAGCAAGAGACTGTCCCTATAGACAACTGTGCTGTCCGGCTATCAATCCTACCTCCACTATCTGCCGTGACCCCGCTCACCACTAG